The Desulfonatronum lacustre DSM 10312 region CGTCCATCACCGGACTGAAGGGTCCTTCGCGACCCGTCACGCCGCTTAAACAGCGCGCCTACGTCCTGGCCGGCCTGGAGTGCGTGGACGCCGTGATCGCTTTCGATGAGGACACTCCGCTGGAGCTGATCAAGGCCATTCAGCCCGACGTGCTCATCAAGGGCGGCGATTGGGCCAAGGATCGCATCGTCGGCGCGGCGGAGGTCGCATCCTGGGGCGGCGAGGTTTTCAGCCTCGATCTGTTGCCGGGCTTTTCCACCACGGCCATCGTGGAACGTATTCTTCGGCTTTCTCCTCCGCTCCGCTGATCAACACGCCTCGTCACCATCCGAGCGCATCCCCGGCGCATGTTGACAGTTTCACGCCTTCCGGCCAAAAAACCCCATCGGCTTTCACGGCCTCACGGCGACTCGCCGCCCCTATAAACTATCGACCCAGCAGGAGACCCACTTCATGGATTATCGCATCAACTTGCCCGAGAAGGACATGCCCCGCCAGTGGTACAACGTGCTGCCCGACCTTTCCCCGCCCCTGGCGCCACCGCTCGACCCCGCTACCCAACAGCCCCTGGGGCCGGAAAAGCTGGCCGCCATTTTTCCCATGTCCGTCATCGAGCAGGAGATGTCTTCGCAACGCTGGATCGACATCCCGGAGCCGGTCTGGGACATCTATCGCCTGTTTCGGCCCACCCCCCTGGTTCG contains the following coding sequences:
- the rfaE2 gene encoding D-glycero-beta-D-manno-heptose 1-phosphate adenylyltransferase, whose product is MPPSELTHPKIQSLEAFCNRASAHPRPLVFTNGCFDILHAGHVHLLRRARAHGDMLVVGLNSDASITGLKGPSRPVTPLKQRAYVLAGLECVDAVIAFDEDTPLELIKAIQPDVLIKGGDWAKDRIVGAAEVASWGGEVFSLDLLPGFSTTAIVERILRLSPPLR